One genomic segment of Streptomyces caniferus includes these proteins:
- a CDS encoding glycoside hydrolase family 13 protein, whose amino-acid sequence MTAQHLGSDRNTTDWWRQAVVYQVYPRSFADLDGDGIGDLPGVTSRLPYLADLGVDAIWLSPFYPSQLADGGYDVDDYRNVDPRLGTLDDFDAMVAEAHRLGLKVMVDIVPNHSSDQHLWFQEALRAAPGSAARERYVFREGKGEHGELPPTDWVSCFGGPAWTRLPDGWWYLHLFAPEQPDFNWDNPEVRADFRHTLRFWSDRGVDGFRVDVAHGLAKDLAAPLRDIGTVEGYTPGDLPEDGSHPFWDRDEVHDIFRDWRKVFNEYDPPRVAVAEAWVRSSRRTAYATPQELGQAFNFDFLKAPLHAGELRSSIDTALADARAAGATATWVLSNHDVIRHASRYGLPDGRDEEAWLLSDGQEPVLEREFGLRRALAATLLMLALPGSGYVYQGEELGLPEVAGLSRDSLQDPVWTRSGGLLKGRDGCRVPLPWRREGASYGFGGGGSWLPQPAGWGELSVEAQQGVASSPLELYRAALATRRRLLADEALEWADDAPTAHPDVLHFRRSGGWGCVTNLSDEPRPLPAGELLLSSAPVSGDELPAWTTVWLRTPQA is encoded by the coding sequence GTGACCGCACAGCACCTCGGCTCCGACCGCAACACCACCGACTGGTGGCGGCAGGCCGTCGTCTACCAGGTGTATCCGCGCAGCTTCGCCGACCTCGACGGCGACGGCATCGGGGACCTCCCCGGCGTCACCTCCCGGCTGCCCTACCTCGCCGACCTCGGTGTGGACGCCATCTGGCTGAGCCCCTTCTACCCCTCGCAGCTGGCCGACGGCGGCTATGACGTCGACGACTACCGCAATGTCGACCCGCGGCTGGGCACCCTCGACGACTTCGACGCCATGGTGGCCGAGGCGCACCGCCTGGGCCTCAAGGTGATGGTCGACATCGTGCCCAACCACTCCTCCGACCAGCACCTCTGGTTCCAGGAGGCGCTGCGCGCCGCGCCCGGATCCGCAGCCCGGGAGCGCTATGTCTTCCGCGAGGGCAAGGGCGAGCACGGTGAACTGCCGCCCACCGACTGGGTCTCCTGCTTCGGCGGCCCCGCCTGGACCCGGCTGCCCGACGGCTGGTGGTACCTCCACCTCTTCGCCCCCGAGCAGCCCGACTTCAACTGGGACAACCCCGAGGTCCGCGCGGACTTCCGGCACACCCTGCGCTTCTGGTCCGACCGCGGCGTCGACGGCTTCCGGGTCGATGTGGCCCACGGCCTGGCCAAGGACCTGGCCGCACCGCTCCGCGACATCGGCACCGTCGAGGGCTACACGCCGGGAGACCTGCCCGAGGACGGCAGCCACCCCTTCTGGGACCGCGACGAGGTGCACGACATCTTCCGCGACTGGCGCAAGGTCTTCAACGAGTACGACCCGCCGCGGGTCGCCGTCGCCGAGGCGTGGGTACGCAGCTCCCGCCGTACCGCGTACGCCACCCCGCAGGAACTCGGCCAGGCCTTCAACTTCGACTTCCTCAAGGCCCCGCTGCACGCCGGGGAGCTGCGCTCCTCCATCGACACCGCACTCGCCGACGCGCGGGCGGCCGGGGCGACCGCGACCTGGGTGCTCTCCAACCACGATGTGATCCGGCACGCCTCCCGGTACGGCCTGCCGGACGGCCGCGACGAGGAGGCCTGGCTGCTCTCCGACGGCCAGGAGCCCGTGCTGGAGCGGGAGTTCGGGCTGCGCCGGGCGCTGGCCGCGACGTTGCTGATGCTGGCGCTGCCGGGCTCCGGCTACGTCTACCAGGGCGAGGAACTGGGCCTGCCCGAGGTCGCCGGCCTCTCCCGGGACAGCCTCCAGGACCCGGTGTGGACCCGGAGCGGCGGGCTGCTGAAGGGCCGGGACGGCTGCCGGGTACCGCTGCCGTGGCGCCGCGAGGGCGCCTCGTACGGTTTTGGGGGCGGAGGTTCCTGGCTGCCGCAGCCGGCGGGCTGGGGCGAGCTGTCCGTGGAGGCGCAGCAGGGTGTGGCGTCGTCACCGCTGGAGCTGTACCGGGCGGCGCTGGCCACCCGCCGCCGGCTGCTGGCCGACGAGGCGCTGGAATGGGCCGACGACGCGCCGACGGCCCACCCGGACGTGCTGCACTTCCGCCGCTCGGGCGGCTGGGGGTGCGTGACCAACCTGTCGGACGAACCCCGGCCGCTGCCGGCCGGCGAACTGCTGCTGTCCTCCGCACCGGTCAGCGGCGACGAACTGCCGGCCTGGACGACGGTCTGGCTGCGCACCCCGCAGGCCTGA
- a CDS encoding sirohydrochlorin chelatase, which produces MDTRPTLLVIAHGSRDPRHAAAVSALCARVRALRPGLRVEVGYLDFNAPRVPRVLERLAAEGRREVVALPLLLTRAFHAKSDIPAVLREAAARLPLLSVRQAEVLGPSPLLTAALERRLEEAGLRPGDRRSTGVVLASAGSSDPEAIAVIAEIAREWRHTAGWCAVRPAFASASLPRTADAVHALRAEGVDRVAVAPYVIAPGFLPDRIAAGAREAGADVLAPVLGPAPELARLLLRRYDASVLDRARGDLTALSA; this is translated from the coding sequence ATGGACACACGCCCCACACTTCTCGTCATCGCCCACGGCAGCCGCGATCCGCGGCACGCGGCGGCCGTCTCCGCGCTCTGTGCGCGGGTCCGGGCGCTGCGGCCGGGGCTGCGCGTCGAGGTCGGCTATCTCGACTTCAACGCGCCCCGGGTGCCGCGGGTGCTGGAGCGTCTGGCGGCCGAGGGGAGGCGGGAGGTGGTGGCGCTGCCGCTGCTGCTCACCCGGGCCTTCCACGCGAAGTCCGACATCCCGGCGGTCCTGCGGGAGGCGGCCGCGCGGCTGCCCCTGCTGTCCGTCCGCCAGGCCGAGGTGCTCGGCCCTTCTCCCCTCCTGACCGCCGCGCTGGAGCGCCGGCTGGAGGAGGCCGGGCTGCGGCCCGGCGACCGCCGCTCGACCGGAGTCGTCCTGGCCTCGGCGGGCTCTTCGGACCCGGAGGCGATCGCAGTGATCGCTGAAATCGCGCGGGAGTGGCGGCACACCGCTGGCTGGTGTGCCGTGCGACCTGCGTTCGCCTCCGCATCTCTTCCCCGCACGGCCGACGCCGTGCACGCCCTCCGCGCCGAGGGCGTCGACCGGGTGGCGGTGGCCCCGTACGTCATCGCCCCCGGCTTCCTGCCGGACCGAATCGCCGCCGGGGCCCGCGAGGCGGGGGCCGATGTGCTCGCCCCCGTCCTCGGCCCGGCGCCCGAGCTGGCCCGCCTGCTGCTGCGGCGCTACGACGCGTCCGTCCTGGACCGCGCCCGCGGGGACCTGACGGCGCTGAGCGCCTGA
- a CDS encoding ABC transporter permease: MASTETTSAAVRSGADTAADGTAARAGDIAGLEAGLDALESRVVDRQPWLRTAASKAFPPLIAIVIVLGLWQLAYHFELKPHYLLPSPVDVAHSLQQKWLEGTLLGFVWTSVSRGALGFVASVGLGTVLGLVVARVKVVRAAIGPILSGLQSLPSVAWVPAAIIWFGLSDATIYAVVLLGAVPSIANGLVAGVDQISPLYLRAGRTIGATGLTGVRHVLLPAALPGYIAGLKQGWAFSWRSLMAAELIVNAPDLGTGLGQLLEQGREFQDMSWVLAAILLILIVGIGIELLIFAPIERRVLRSRGLLVKS, from the coding sequence ATGGCCAGCACTGAGACCACGTCCGCCGCCGTCCGGAGCGGCGCGGACACCGCGGCCGACGGCACCGCCGCCAGGGCCGGTGACATCGCCGGTCTGGAGGCGGGGCTCGACGCCCTGGAATCCAGGGTCGTCGACCGGCAGCCGTGGCTGCGCACCGCGGCCTCGAAGGCGTTCCCCCCGCTCATCGCGATCGTCATCGTGCTCGGACTGTGGCAGCTCGCCTACCACTTCGAGCTGAAGCCGCACTACCTCCTGCCGAGCCCCGTCGACGTCGCGCACTCGCTGCAGCAGAAGTGGCTCGAGGGCACCCTGCTGGGCTTCGTGTGGACCAGTGTCTCCCGCGGCGCCCTGGGCTTCGTGGCCTCGGTGGGCCTCGGGACGGTGCTCGGGCTGGTCGTCGCCCGGGTCAAGGTCGTACGGGCCGCGATCGGGCCGATCCTGAGCGGTCTGCAGTCGCTGCCGTCGGTGGCCTGGGTCCCGGCCGCGATCATCTGGTTCGGGCTGAGCGACGCCACGATCTACGCGGTGGTGCTGCTCGGCGCCGTCCCGTCCATCGCCAACGGCCTGGTGGCGGGCGTCGACCAGATCTCCCCGCTCTACCTGCGGGCGGGCCGCACCATCGGCGCCACCGGTCTGACGGGGGTACGGCATGTGCTGCTGCCGGCCGCCCTGCCGGGCTACATCGCCGGGCTCAAGCAGGGCTGGGCGTTCTCCTGGCGCTCCCTGATGGCCGCCGAGCTCATCGTCAACGCGCCGGATCTGGGCACCGGACTGGGCCAGCTGCTGGAGCAGGGCCGCGAGTTCCAGGACATGTCCTGGGTGCTCGCCGCGATCCTGCTCATCCTCATCGTCGGCATCGGCATCGAGCTGCTGATCTTCGCCCCGATCGAACGCCGGGTGCTGCGCAGCCGCGGCCTCCTCGTGAAGAGCTGA
- a CDS encoding ABC transporter ATP-binding protein, which translates to MTTTTLTKQQPATADTGTTVPYAARIDHVSKSFGRTGAQQHVLDDITIDVAPGEFVCLLGASGCGKSTLLNLVAGLDAPSAGAIETPGGRPALMFQEHALFPWLTAGRNIELALRLRGVPRAERRDEAERLLELVRLKGAHGKRVHELSGGMRQRVAMARALAQDSQLLLMDEPFAALDAITRDVLHDELTRIWRETDLSVLFVTHNVREAVRLAERVVLLSSRPGRIAHEWRVDIPQPRRIEDSAVADLSIEITEQLRGEIRRHGQH; encoded by the coding sequence ATGACGACCACCACGCTCACCAAGCAGCAGCCCGCCACGGCGGACACGGGCACCACCGTGCCGTACGCGGCTCGCATCGACCATGTCTCGAAGTCGTTCGGCCGCACCGGCGCACAGCAGCATGTCCTGGACGACATCACCATCGATGTGGCGCCCGGCGAATTCGTCTGCCTCCTGGGGGCCTCGGGCTGCGGCAAGTCCACCCTCCTCAACCTCGTGGCCGGGCTCGACGCGCCGTCCGCCGGCGCCATCGAGACGCCCGGTGGCCGGCCGGCCCTGATGTTCCAGGAGCATGCGCTGTTCCCGTGGCTGACCGCGGGCCGCAACATCGAACTGGCGCTGCGGCTGCGCGGGGTGCCGCGCGCGGAGCGCCGCGACGAAGCCGAGCGGCTGCTCGAACTCGTCCGGCTCAAGGGCGCCCACGGCAAGCGGGTGCACGAGCTGTCGGGCGGTATGCGCCAGCGTGTGGCGATGGCCCGCGCCCTGGCCCAGGACAGTCAACTGCTGCTGATGGACGAGCCGTTCGCCGCACTCGACGCGATCACCCGCGATGTGCTGCACGACGAGCTGACCCGCATCTGGCGCGAGACCGACCTCTCGGTCCTGTTCGTCACGCACAACGTCCGCGAGGCCGTGCGGCTCGCCGAGCGGGTGGTGCTGCTCTCCTCCCGTCCTGGCCGGATCGCGCACGAGTGGCGGGTGGACATCCCGCAGCCGCGGCGCATCGAGGACTCCGCGGTCGCCGACCTTTCCATCGAGATCACCGAACAGCTCCGTGGGGAGATCCGCCGTCATGGCCAGCACTGA
- a CDS encoding aliphatic sulfonate ABC transporter substrate-binding protein — MSAVRHRLLAAAATVPLLIGALGACGYGSEAKKDTSAGVAPKGAKTDGLDHVTIGLFGNTTHATPLVGLQTGRFQKELGGTKVKSSTFNAGPAEIEALNSGAIDIGWIGPSPAINGYAKSHGKSLKIIGGSASGGVSLVVDPKKIKSLDDLKGKTIATPQLGNTQDVALLHYLAQKGLKVDATTGKGDVTVQRTDNKVTPTIFRQGGIDAAWVPEPTASKLVAEGGRTLLDEKKLWKDGKFVITNMIVSQKFLKEHPKAVEAVLRASVRTNAWIRSHPAEAKKALNDKLASPDVSGKALPDNVIDPAFKNVDVTDDPLAATLEEEADHAVKAGLLKKPDLKGIYDLTLLNKVLKSEGRPPVSDAGLGSK, encoded by the coding sequence GTGTCTGCCGTTCGTCACCGCCTGCTGGCGGCCGCCGCCACCGTCCCGCTCCTGATAGGGGCGCTGGGCGCCTGCGGCTATGGCTCCGAGGCCAAGAAGGACACGTCGGCCGGTGTCGCGCCCAAGGGCGCCAAGACCGACGGGCTCGATCACGTCACGATCGGCCTCTTCGGCAACACCACGCACGCCACGCCGCTGGTCGGTCTCCAGACCGGCCGGTTCCAGAAGGAACTGGGCGGCACCAAGGTGAAGTCCTCCACCTTCAACGCGGGCCCCGCCGAGATCGAGGCGCTCAACTCGGGCGCCATCGACATCGGCTGGATCGGCCCCTCCCCCGCGATCAACGGCTACGCCAAGTCGCACGGCAAGAGCCTGAAGATCATTGGCGGTTCGGCCTCCGGCGGTGTCTCGCTCGTGGTCGACCCGAAGAAGATCAAGAGCCTGGACGACCTCAAGGGCAAGACGATCGCGACCCCGCAGCTGGGCAACACCCAGGACGTGGCGCTGCTGCACTACCTGGCCCAGAAGGGCCTCAAGGTCGACGCCACCACGGGCAAGGGCGATGTCACCGTCCAGCGCACCGACAACAAGGTGACGCCGACGATCTTCCGGCAGGGCGGCATCGACGCCGCGTGGGTTCCCGAGCCCACCGCTTCCAAGCTGGTCGCCGAGGGCGGCAGGACGCTGCTGGACGAGAAGAAGCTGTGGAAGGACGGGAAGTTCGTCATCACGAACATGATCGTCTCGCAGAAGTTCCTCAAGGAGCACCCCAAGGCCGTCGAGGCGGTACTGCGGGCCTCGGTGCGGACCAACGCCTGGATCCGGTCGCACCCGGCCGAGGCCAAGAAGGCCCTCAACGACAAGCTCGCCTCTCCGGACGTCTCCGGCAAGGCACTGCCGGACAACGTCATCGACCCGGCGTTCAAGAACGTCGACGTCACCGACGACCCGCTGGCCGCCACCCTCGAGGAGGAGGCGGATCACGCCGTCAAGGCAGGCCTGCTCAAGAAGCCCGACCTCAAGGGCATCTACGACCTCACCCTGCTCAACAAGGTGCTCAAGTCCGAGGGCAGGCCGCCGGTCTCCGACGCCGGACTCGGCAGCAAGTAG
- a CDS encoding sulfate adenylyltransferase subunit 1 produces MSTTTNTGALDVVDAGATSLLRFATAGSVDDGKSTLVGRLLHDSKSVLADQLEAVERASLGRGQETPDLALLTDGLRAEREQGITIDVAYRYFATPRRRFILADTPGHVQYTRNMVTGASTAELAVVLVDARNGVVEQTRRHAAVAALLRVPHVVLAVNKMDLVDYAEPVFAAIAEEFTTYAASLGVPEITAIPISALAGDNVVSPSANMDWYGGPTVLEHLETVPVVADPSEDPGRFPVQYVIRPQTAEHPDYRGYAGQIASGVLRVGDAVTVLPSGRTSTIEAIDALGQAVDVAWAPQSVTVRLADDIDVSRGDLIAPTATAPGVSQDIEATICHVADRPLKVGDRVLLKHTTRTVKAIVKDIPSRLTLDDLSQHPAPGELVANDIGRIVVRTAEPLALDAYADSRRTGSFLLIDPADGTTLTAGMAGNAFAEAAAEAAPADAADDEGWDF; encoded by the coding sequence ATGAGCACGACCACGAACACGGGCGCCCTCGACGTCGTCGACGCCGGTGCCACCTCGCTGCTGCGGTTCGCCACCGCCGGGTCCGTCGACGACGGCAAGTCGACGCTGGTGGGCCGGCTGCTGCACGACTCCAAGTCGGTGCTCGCCGACCAGCTGGAGGCCGTCGAGCGGGCCTCCCTGGGCCGCGGTCAGGAGACGCCCGACCTGGCGCTGCTGACCGACGGGCTGCGCGCCGAGCGCGAGCAGGGCATCACCATCGACGTCGCCTACCGCTACTTCGCCACCCCGCGGCGCCGGTTCATCCTGGCGGACACCCCCGGGCATGTGCAGTACACCCGCAACATGGTCACCGGCGCCTCCACCGCCGAGCTGGCCGTGGTGCTGGTCGACGCCCGCAACGGCGTGGTCGAGCAGACCCGCCGGCACGCCGCGGTCGCCGCCCTGCTGCGCGTCCCGCACGTGGTGCTGGCCGTCAACAAGATGGACCTGGTCGACTACGCCGAGCCCGTCTTCGCCGCCATCGCGGAGGAGTTCACGACGTACGCGGCCTCGCTGGGCGTCCCGGAGATCACCGCGATCCCGATCTCGGCGCTGGCCGGCGACAACGTCGTGTCCCCCTCGGCGAACATGGACTGGTACGGCGGTCCGACCGTGCTGGAGCACCTGGAGACCGTGCCCGTCGTCGCGGACCCCTCGGAGGACCCCGGCCGTTTCCCGGTCCAGTACGTCATCCGTCCGCAGACCGCCGAACACCCCGACTACCGCGGCTACGCGGGCCAGATCGCCTCCGGCGTGCTGCGCGTCGGCGACGCCGTCACCGTGCTGCCCTCGGGCCGCACCAGCACCATCGAGGCGATCGACGCGCTGGGCCAGGCCGTGGACGTCGCCTGGGCACCGCAGTCGGTCACCGTCCGGCTCGCCGACGACATCGACGTCTCGCGCGGTGACCTGATCGCCCCGACGGCCACCGCGCCGGGGGTCTCGCAGGACATCGAGGCGACCATCTGCCATGTGGCGGACCGTCCGCTGAAGGTCGGCGACCGGGTGCTGCTCAAGCACACCACCCGCACCGTCAAGGCGATCGTCAAGGACATCCCGTCCCGGCTGACGCTGGACGACCTCTCCCAGCACCCGGCGCCCGGTGAGCTGGTCGCCAACGACATCGGACGGATCGTGGTCCGTACGGCCGAGCCGCTGGCCCTGGACGCCTACGCCGACTCCCGCCGCACCGGATCCTTCCTGCTGATCGACCCGGCCGACGGTACGACGCTGACCGCGGGCATGGCGGGCAACGCCTTTGCCGAGGCGGCCGCCGAGGCCGCTCCGGCCGACGCCGCGGACGACGAGGGATGGGACTTCTGA
- the cysD gene encoding sulfate adenylyltransferase subunit CysD, with protein MTTVTAVTGNTEDANNPYALSHLDSLESEAVHIFREVAGEFERPVILFSGGKDSIVMLHLALKAFAPAAVPFSLLHVDTGHNFPEVLDYRDRTVERHGLRLHVASVQDFIDRGELRERPDGTRNPLQTVPLLDAIDKNRFDAVFGGGRRDEEKARAKERVFSLRDEFGGWDPRRQRPELWQLYNGKHSPGEHVRVFPLSNWTELDVWQYIAREKIELPAIYYAHEREVFARSGMWLSPGEWGGPKDDESLETRQVRYRTVGDMSCTGAVDSDADTIEAVIAEIAVSRLTERGATRADDKMSEAAMEDRKREGYF; from the coding sequence ATGACGACCGTCACTGCGGTGACCGGGAACACCGAGGACGCGAACAATCCGTACGCCCTCTCCCACCTCGACTCCCTGGAGTCCGAGGCGGTGCACATCTTCCGCGAGGTGGCGGGTGAGTTCGAGCGGCCGGTGATCCTGTTCTCCGGCGGCAAGGACTCCATCGTCATGCTGCACCTGGCACTGAAGGCGTTCGCGCCGGCCGCGGTGCCGTTCTCGCTGCTGCACGTCGACACCGGGCACAACTTCCCCGAGGTCCTCGACTACCGCGACCGCACGGTGGAGCGGCACGGCCTGCGGCTGCACGTCGCCTCCGTACAGGACTTCATCGACCGCGGTGAGCTGCGCGAGCGCCCCGACGGCACCCGCAACCCGCTGCAGACCGTCCCGCTGCTGGACGCCATCGACAAGAACCGCTTCGACGCGGTCTTCGGCGGCGGCCGCCGGGACGAGGAGAAGGCGCGCGCCAAGGAGCGGGTCTTCTCGCTGCGCGACGAGTTCGGCGGCTGGGACCCGCGCCGGCAGCGCCCCGAGCTGTGGCAGCTCTACAACGGCAAGCACTCGCCCGGTGAGCATGTGCGGGTCTTCCCGCTGTCCAACTGGACCGAGCTGGACGTGTGGCAGTACATCGCCCGCGAGAAGATCGAGCTGCCCGCCATCTACTACGCCCACGAGCGCGAGGTCTTCGCCCGCAGCGGCATGTGGCTCTCGCCCGGCGAGTGGGGCGGCCCCAAGGACGACGAGAGCCTGGAGACGCGGCAGGTGCGCTACCGCACCGTCGGCGACATGTCCTGCACCGGTGCCGTCGACTCCGACGCCGACACCATCGAGGCCGTGATCGCGGAGATCGCCGTGTCCCGGCTCACCGAACGGGGCGCGACGAGGGCCGACGACAAGATGTCCGAGGCCGCCATGGAGGACCGCAAGCGCGAGGGGTACTTCTAA
- the cysC gene encoding adenylyl-sulfate kinase, whose protein sequence is MTGATIWLTGLPSAGKTTLAHELAGRLRGDGHRVEVLDGDEIREFLSAGLGFTREDRHTNVQRIGFVAELLASNGVKALVPVIAPYADSREAVRGRHQSEGTPYLEVHVATPVEVCSERDVKGLYAKQAAGEISGLTGVDDPYEAPASPDLRIESHTQTVQESAAALHALLTERGLA, encoded by the coding sequence ATGACGGGCGCCACGATCTGGCTGACCGGTCTGCCGAGCGCGGGCAAGACGACGCTCGCGCACGAGCTGGCCGGCCGACTGCGCGGCGACGGCCACCGCGTGGAGGTGCTCGACGGCGACGAGATCCGCGAGTTCCTCTCCGCGGGCCTCGGCTTCACCCGCGAGGACCGGCACACCAACGTCCAGCGCATCGGCTTCGTGGCCGAACTGCTGGCGAGCAACGGCGTCAAGGCGCTGGTGCCGGTGATCGCGCCGTACGCGGACAGCCGGGAGGCGGTGCGGGGACGCCACCAGAGCGAGGGCACCCCCTACCTGGAGGTGCATGTGGCCACGCCCGTCGAGGTGTGCTCCGAGCGGGATGTGAAGGGGCTCTACGCCAAGCAGGCGGCCGGTGAGATCTCCGGCCTGACCGGCGTGGACGACCCGTACGAGGCACCCGCATCACCCGACCTGCGCATCGAGTCGCACACCCAGACCGTGCAGGAGTCCGCGGCGGCGCTGCACGCGCTGCTCACCGAAAGGGGACTGGCATGA
- a CDS encoding phosphoadenylyl-sulfate reductase, giving the protein MTTATDLQQLAEQAGRDLEDAPALEILEWAAKTFGPRFCVTSSMEDAVVAHLASRAFPGVDVVFLDTGYHFPETLGTRDAVAEVMDVNVITLTPRRTVAEQDAEHGPKLHDRNPDLCCALRKVEPLETGLAGYDAWATGLRRDESPTRANTPVVGWDPKRRKVKVSPIARWTQADVDAYVAEHGVLTNPLLMDGYASVGCAPCTRRVLEGEDARAGRWAGSNKTECGLHG; this is encoded by the coding sequence GTGACCACCGCTACCGACCTTCAGCAGCTGGCCGAACAGGCGGGCCGGGACCTGGAGGACGCGCCCGCCCTGGAGATCCTCGAATGGGCCGCGAAGACCTTCGGTCCGCGCTTCTGCGTCACCTCCTCGATGGAGGACGCGGTCGTCGCGCACCTGGCCTCGCGGGCCTTCCCCGGCGTGGACGTGGTCTTCCTGGACACCGGCTACCACTTCCCGGAGACCCTCGGGACCCGGGACGCGGTGGCCGAGGTGATGGACGTCAACGTCATCACCCTGACGCCGCGTCGGACCGTCGCCGAGCAGGACGCCGAGCACGGCCCGAAGCTGCACGACCGCAACCCTGACCTGTGCTGCGCGCTGCGCAAGGTCGAGCCGCTCGAAACGGGCCTGGCCGGCTACGACGCCTGGGCGACGGGCCTGCGCCGGGACGAGTCGCCCACCCGGGCGAACACCCCGGTCGTCGGCTGGGACCCCAAGCGGCGCAAGGTCAAGGTCTCGCCGATCGCCCGCTGGACGCAGGCCGACGTGGACGCGTACGTGGCCGAGCACGGGGTGCTCACCAACCCGCTGCTGATGGACGGCTATGCCTCCGTCGGCTGCGCGCCCTGCACCCGCCGGGTGCTGGAGGGCGAGGACGCAAGGGCCGGCCGCTGGGCCGGCAGCAACAAGACCGAGTGCGGGCTGCACGGATGA
- a CDS encoding nitrite/sulfite reductase, which produces MAASPEVPAAATTRRKAGRHRGEGQWAVGHHTPLNGNEQFKKDDDGLNVRTRIETIYSKSGFDSIDPNDLRGRMRWWGLYTQRKPGIDGGKTAILEPEELDDKYFMLRVRVDGGRLSVAQLRAIGEVSEEYARGTADITDRQNIQLHWIRIEDVPAIWEKLEAVGLSTTEACGDCPRVIIGSPVAGIAADEIIDGTPAVEEIHDRYIGSKEFSNLPRKFKTAISGSPVQDVVHEINDVAFVGAVHPEHGPGFDLWVGGGLSTNPKLAQRLGTWVPLDEVADVWAGVVGIFRDYGYRRLRTRARLKFLMADWGPEKFRQVLEDEYLQRKLVDGPAPEEPRSRWRDHIGVHQQQDGRFYVGFAPRVGRVDGTTLTKIAELAATHGSDRLRTTVEQKMIILDVEQDQVASLTAGLEALDFQVTPSPFRRGTMACTGIEFCKLAIVETKGRGASLIDELERRMPDFQEPVTINLNGCPNACARIQVADIGLKGQLVLDDDGNQVEGYQVHLGGALGLEAGFGRKVRGLKVTADELPDYVERVLRNFEAQRTDDERFAQWAARAEEGALK; this is translated from the coding sequence ATGGCCGCCTCCCCCGAAGTCCCCGCAGCTGCCACGACCCGCCGCAAGGCCGGACGCCACCGCGGCGAGGGCCAGTGGGCCGTGGGCCACCACACGCCGCTCAACGGCAACGAGCAGTTCAAGAAGGACGACGACGGTCTCAATGTGCGGACACGCATTGAGACGATCTACTCCAAGTCGGGTTTCGACTCCATCGACCCCAACGACCTCCGCGGGCGGATGCGTTGGTGGGGCCTGTACACCCAGCGCAAGCCCGGGATCGACGGCGGCAAGACCGCGATCCTGGAGCCGGAGGAGCTGGACGACAAGTACTTCATGCTGCGGGTCCGCGTCGACGGCGGACGGCTGTCCGTGGCCCAGCTGCGCGCCATCGGCGAGGTCTCCGAGGAGTACGCCCGCGGCACCGCGGACATCACCGACCGGCAGAACATCCAGCTGCACTGGATCCGCATCGAGGACGTCCCCGCCATCTGGGAGAAGCTGGAGGCCGTCGGGCTCTCCACGACCGAGGCGTGCGGCGACTGCCCGCGCGTGATCATCGGCTCCCCGGTGGCCGGTATCGCGGCGGACGAGATCATCGACGGCACCCCGGCCGTCGAGGAGATCCACGACCGCTACATCGGCAGCAAGGAGTTCTCCAACCTGCCGCGCAAGTTCAAGACCGCGATCTCCGGCTCGCCCGTCCAGGACGTGGTCCACGAGATCAACGACGTGGCCTTCGTCGGCGCCGTCCACCCCGAGCACGGGCCCGGCTTCGACCTCTGGGTCGGCGGCGGCCTGTCCACCAACCCCAAGCTGGCCCAGCGCCTGGGCACCTGGGTGCCGCTGGACGAGGTCGCGGACGTCTGGGCCGGTGTCGTCGGCATCTTCCGCGACTACGGCTACCGACGGCTGCGCACCCGCGCCCGGCTGAAGTTCCTGATGGCCGACTGGGGTCCGGAGAAGTTCCGCCAGGTGCTGGAGGACGAGTACCTCCAGCGCAAGCTGGTCGACGGCCCCGCGCCCGAGGAGCCCCGCTCCCGGTGGCGCGACCACATCGGCGTGCACCAGCAGCAGGACGGCCGCTTCTACGTGGGCTTCGCACCGCGGGTCGGCCGGGTCGACGGCACCACGCTCACCAAGATCGCCGAACTGGCCGCCACCCACGGCTCCGACCGGCTGCGCACCACCGTCGAGCAGAAGATGATCATCCTCGACGTCGAGCAGGACCAGGTCGCGTCGCTCACCGCCGGGCTGGAGGCGCTGGACTTCCAGGTCACCCCCTCGCCGTTCCGGCGCGGCACGATGGCCTGCACCGGCATCGAGTTCTGCAAGCTCGCCATCGTCGAGACCAAGGGCCGGGGCGCCTCGCTCATCGACGAACTGGAGCGCCGGATGCCGGACTTCCAGGAGCCGGTCACCATCAACCTCAACGGCTGCCCGAACGCCTGCGCCCGGATCCAGGTCGCGGACATCGGCCTCAAGGGCCAGCTGGTCCTGGACGACGACGGCAACCAGGTCGAGGGCTACCAGGTGCACCTGGGCGGCGCGCTGGGCCTGGAGGCCGGCTTCGGCCGCAAGGTCCGCGGCCTGAAGGTCACCGCCGACGAACTCCCCGACTACGTCGAGCGGGTGCTGCGCAATTTCGAGGCGCAGCGCACGGACGACGAGCGGTTCGCCCAGTGGGCGGCCCGTGCGGAAGAGGGTGCGCTGAAGTGA
- a CDS encoding putative leader peptide — protein sequence MSRAGIALVSRRHVDLGRMSSAICRAG from the coding sequence ATGTCTCGAGCTGGAATTGCCTTGGTGAGTCGGCGGCACGTCGACCTCGGCCGCATGTCCAGCGCCATTTGTCGGGCGGGCTGA